A region from the Stygiolobus caldivivus genome encodes:
- the albA gene encoding DNA-binding protein Alba, which produces MSTAATPSNVVLVGKKPVMNYVLAALTLLNQGVSEIIIKARGRAISKAVDTVEIVRNRFLPDKIEVKEIRIGSQTVTSQDGRQSRVSTIEIAIRKKA; this is translated from the coding sequence GTGAGCACCGCCGCAACTCCAAGTAATGTAGTATTAGTAGGTAAAAAACCTGTAATGAACTATGTATTAGCAGCTCTAACTCTACTAAACCAAGGTGTAAGTGAAATAATAATAAAGGCAAGAGGAAGAGCAATCAGCAAAGCCGTAGACACAGTGGAAATAGTCAGGAACAGGTTCTTACCAGACAAGATAGAAGTTAAAGAAATAAGGATCGGGAGCCAGACTGTGACAAGCCAAGACGGTAGGCAATCAAGAGTTTCAACGATAGAGATTGCAATAAGAAAGAAGGCATAA